The segment ACAACTTCTGTGTTAAATGTGAACACGAATCATcagttattttatcaaaactttaatatttagtaGATTTTCTTATCGTGTTtgcaaacataaaaaacaaatgaaatcatgaatttgaaatttgaaatatttacgaaTGTTTGTGGCCGATGATAAAGGGAAGATATtgtctagaaaaaaatatcattgatcagTCAAGCGTATTATCAAGAATATGAAACGGTTGTCCTATCGAAGATGCATTTTGttgcaaaagttaaaattgaGGAGTCAACAAAACCATAAGGAGGGGGACAGTAGCAGCTTACTACAACATATTAATGGCTGGCAATCTGCAAAAGGTGAAACCAGCTTATCTATTTTTCTGAAACTGGGGAAGATCTCTCAAAACCAGGGCGTATACCTCCAATGGATGTCGTCACACGTATACATTAGTGGTAATGAGGTCTTTGATAGATTGGCCAAAAAGGGTTGTGAGAATGAAACGGCCACTGGCTCATCGCGTACTTATCTAGAACTATATTCAAATCAAAGATCTAACCTCAATTTAATATTGCGTATTCCACCTGCGAACCAATGGTACACGGTAAAATCACTTGGCACTCTACTGGAAACCAAATGTGACCGTGGTTCCCGGTATTCTCTGGCTAGACTAAAAAGTGTCCACCTTAAGTGTCTTTCTTTTGAAAGTGGTAAAAAAATCCATCCCACTTGTAATAAATGCTGTTACCATCCAGCTTCACTGGATCACATTCTGGGTTGCATCGGACTTTCTAAGGAGGCTTAACATCTCATccctttattattatagatttattggCGGTCAAAAACCTGCTGGAGctgatctgacatatgtcagatcttttgaggataagcaacaacaataacaaattgagaaattatttgctCCAAAAATTAACATCCTTGAAacgaaagtaatatttttgaagaggACAATTATATCTTCGTTTATGGATGGAAATTCGGTATATCCAACAAATGACAATATTAATTGTGTAGTAAAAATTGATACGTATTTCCTTAAAGAATAAAGCGGCCGATTTCTTTATTcgttttatatatgttttctgaTGCTGAAAACACCTATTTgatatttgatctttttttattattattgatgatacaaataaatgaatgactGATTTCTTGGTAAACTTACTTTTCTTATTACATCATTTGTGTTATATTGATCATTTTtcgtaatatataatattttttcctttcttataatattatttgatgtaCATTTTGGTTTTAACTGCGGCCAAAAAGGGCCAAGAAAAAATgtcaccaaattataaaaatgttaattattaattttattttaattattaataaacttaaatgcattattatttattatgaaacattttgaaagcgcgaattttatatagtttgatgATTAAAATCGCCAAACtagcgaaattttttctttgcgGTTTTTGGTCCATATTAAAACCgacaaaaacttttctaaatttttatttgcaaatattttttgcgAGATCTGCAAACATCTCTAAAATTTCACCAATGCAGATGTTTTTTGCAAACATCTGTAAAATGTACTTTACagatgcttaattatttttagcatttttttacaaaaattggcTTAGTTATTCATGATTGATAGCTTTCGCCATCATTCTTtcgtttgtataaaaaattacttttctagtTTAAATTAATCTCAATGTGTGTTTATGCTTTATTCATGTTTTCCAAAAAGTATtaattcgggttttttttttacaaaattaataatgttgctcaatttttactaaaatctgGGCTTTCATTTGTTTACTCTTGTGATTcgatttaatagtatttaaaataaagaaaaatagtcatctccaaaattttttgtaaatgtcaTCCATatgagtattaaatattaaagtgggaattttaattatttcgttcaaatttagtttcaaattatgccattaatatgcttttcttttctataccagtatttaaaaaaaaaatacttgtcggttgtaacggcgaccaaaaagcaccaagaaaaaatttcgccaaattagcGATTTCAATCTTCAAACAATATAGCATAAGATTCGtacgttcaaaatttttcataataaatcctaatggacttaaatatatttttataatttggcgaaattttctCTTGGCTCTTTTTGGCCACAGTCAAAACTGAATCGCACcctttaatcttaaattaaatttctgaaaatcctaattaatttataatgtttctggttcagatgaaatatatttcctCCATCTCCTTgccatctttataaatatattttggactgaaatttactttaatgcGTCTCTTGAGTTTGCCGCCAATATGGAACGGTTGTAGTGTAGATTTGTGTGCCCCTtcgattggcgacaaatttcatcgatgaagcactacttctggtttccataatgttttgttttcattgttattacTGTAGGGTTTCTGACCCAAAATCCCCTTGACGCTGATTTTGGCgtcaaaaaaaatcaccaaagaaATCAAGGTGCACGCAACTGTAAATATTTACCAAGGAAGCAAGCAAAATTGTCAGCCTTTTAGCGATTCTGCAGCTGATTTGTTAACTACTGTGTTTCGCCTTGCATACCAACTACTTCGACGATTTTGCAATACCGGCATTTCGGTGAAGTggcatataaaaattgatttcaaccctagtctgtatgtttttatttcgccattcttttggcattttttcgatatgatttttcaattattttcttttatcgtcaaacaagaaaaaaaaatgtccaacagTGTTGTACTGAATCTGATTCCAATTACTCAATGAAATCTATGCAACAAaactaatatttctataatatttcaaataattaatttaattaatttatttcaatacatgacatagttttaaagctttataaaatgcacaaaaacttcatatatcatttttagtatcccaaacattcaattttactttcaaaatttaaagattacttCGCATCTCCCAtcgctttcttttctttaatactgAGAGGAATCTTGCGTTCCCTTAATGGCGGTTTGTTCGCTTTCTTTGGTGCTAATATTGTGAGCATTCCATTTGGACTGAGCGAACAATTGACAGTCTCAGCATCGCAAGTGTCTGGCAACATATACCGACGGGTGAACTCTCTGGCCACAAATCCATGTTCATCGCTTTTTTCTTCCTGCTTGCCGTGGATCACAACATATTTATCAGCAATCTTCACCTCTAACTCTTCTGGTTTGAACTGGCTGACATTCAAATCTATTTGAAACTTGTCTTTATCGTTTTTAACTTCAGATTTTCCTGAATCAGCAATATTGATTTGCCTTCGGCATCTTCCGTTTTGACCCCCTACTGGGAGCAGGTCATCTTCGAATAAGTTAACGCCGAATAATTGGTCCGTGATACGTTCAGGATAGTCAAATATATCCCACCAGTTGCCTTCCAAAATTCGTGGCACAATTTCCCGAGCAAGATCTTTTCCCGACATCTTTGATTTTCCGCCAAAAGACTTCTTATAAAAACGTGGCAATATAATGAACGGTTTTAAAATCTTTAGTCGATATTTGTTAgcagtatttcaaataaaactagcCAACGcttcttgaaatatttgtttttgaattagtCTACTTTTTTCcactacaaattttttaaattttattctcaattcaattttttttcaaaatactgaaatcGCACAAAATTCTGTTGTGATTTCTGCTGCCAGATTACTCAATTCTGCTATCATCACTTGCAGCTGATTTCATCTGCTTATAAatgtctgattttttaaaaaattgtctgatTTTTTCTATCTATTATCAATGATCAAGCAATAGatgacaaaaattttgaaacaccaACGTTTACTTATTTCAACAGCATACTACAGGCGATATAAGCTGTTAAAGTTATTCCTTTTTAAGATGAGAAGGTTTgcaaaaagaatattgaaattcaaaacaattattaaaataaaaaaatgatatctgctattgcaaatttcaagttatgtgaAAACATAGCATGAGAGAGAATTTTCGTAGCTTCACTTTACGGTCTCTCCAAATGGCTGTAATTCTCCGCTGTCTCCAGCTGCCGATACGCTACTATACGAATGGTTACTCCTCACATGAATCGATACTGCTCTCACAATAAACACCTGGACTCGGCGCACAGCTCAGTTTATCAATAGTTTGGGCTTCACACAACGCTTGCACTTCGCTGGACTAATCCAACTTTTCTGCCGTtacttcgctatcctctcgatgACTCGATACAAGATCCCGACTTCGTTGATCCCCGACTACGATTCACATCACGATTGATTACGGCCTGAGACTAAAGACTTTTTATAGTTCGCGGAGGCGGGTCAGAAGGTCTTGAACCAATCAGGCTTATCTCGATTACCAATGGCTCAAATGCTAAAATTCtcaatgttttcagaaatatctattttgtcaTCAAATCGCGAAATGGTCGCAAAGTTTGTAGCAAAGCTTTAAGATCACTGACGCAGTCAGCACCCACAaggctgatcgtaaaacggtctttccagtgattcaaCTAAATGTGCTGGGAAACAACTTTAtatgtttgtaacaatatgtgTAATATCAGACGTGAACATCTTTTTATCAgggtctcttttatttattttataagatgtgtaaaaaaatagcaataattgcgaaaataaattgtaatgttagtatatttttatttcagcataAGAAGCATTCATAAGATCTGCAAACCAGAATTTGTAatgaagaataatattcaaaaataatattttttttaatatactacaTTTTAAGACTagctaaaaagtataaaataatttatcctaacccaatatatatatatatatatatatatacaaaatttgtacCGAATAGATGCATAATATCAGACGTGAACATCTTTTTATCAgggtctcttttatttattttataaattgtgtaaattattagaaattagaaagttgatgaatatttattaaaaaaaaagttcagaataaatacatttttgacaatTAGATATCAATTAACATGTATTATATAGTTTGCAAATAATTCAATGGGAATAgacaaaaacataatttcttaaaataaaaaaatgaatactaaaatattaataataattatttctgttcaCATgacctgtttttttttctaattattagataactaattatattttacaataaattttaaaactttagttcTCTCCTACTCCTACcagtaattaaataatgataccAAATTATGAATACAGTTCACATttgcaaatgcattaaaaattatgcatcgaacgaaaaatacaaacaaaatgttacttgaaaattagtttataaactCATTCTCTCATAAATGCTTTCAGAAAAGAAATCTAGTGTAAGGGTGCCAAAGATGCCAAGTAGCCAAAGTAAAAACTCAAAATGATTGACAATATAAGCAATACTGTAAATCAGTTGCAGTTGGCAataactgctttttaaaattagagttaTGAATTCATGGATCCGAATTGTTTAAGATTGTCTTTTGAGTATTTATTTTCCGCTATTGCTCGTTTCctctgaaataaagaatttttgcaaaCCGTCTGCGTGATCTGctcttcgaaaaaataaaattggtaatatttctaaaattgatgATATTTCTGACAGTCCCATTCAACTATTGTTCCTTAAACAACGATAGACAATCGACAGTATCGAATTTCTGAAATATGGACTTCTTCAAAACTATCGATATTTTTCTCTCGGAAAGTATTAGACGCATTTTCaatcgataatttttaaattttctatacagCAATATTATGAACTGTTCGCAGCATTGCAGCTATCTAACAGAGATCATGTATTCTGATTATGGAATGCTGTAGCTTATTGATTATTGAAacagttttctataattttatttttttcttaattcctgatgcaattttagtcaataattttcaaattatcgaCAGTAGGCCCAAAACAATGCAACATACAATAGGTCGTGCTATAGGTCAAAgctgaattcattgaaatgataCTGTAGTAAATCGTATATGtatatttgtgtttataaataGCATATGCATAGATGGAATAAATTCAATGTACTAAATAGGTATTTGAGAACatattcgtgtgtgtgtgtgtgtgttcgtgcTTGTTCGTCCattgatatatatgaaatattcgtCCATATGTTTGAAACATACttgtatttatatgttatatttagataaagtacTAAATACTTAtacatataaacttacaatagaATGAAGTATATTCTCTCTTCGAACGAACGTCTGTAATATTCAATTCACGTGCGTGTAAAACAACGTAGTACTTATATACGCAACAAATATATATGTAAGAATGTGTATAACGTATTAAATACTTTACACTTATTTACACCGAAATATGTAACTATTTGCAAATCGATGTTTGTACAACAGACGAattcataaatgtaaatttcaatacttatatgcattaaatatttcacgTAGAAAAGTATATACGTACATATGTATGTAGCTTACTGTATACGGGCATACGTTGTATAGGTATTCATAATAtcacattttatgtatatttttatttaattttacttttgttgtACATGCATTTGTACTTCTACATGAGATAGATCATAGAGAAAGATCTTTCTCGAATGGAGAAGCAGGCAGACAAAGAAAACTCGGACGCTGAAACTGCTGTTGCTGTGTATGATTTACAAGTGGTTCTTTCGGTTCCGAACTGTTTGGTGTCAGACTTTTATTACCTGTCTAAGGTGGCTTCATACAACTTtactatatttaacattaaaaaagatgaaGTGTTCTGTTACTTCTGGAACGAAACACAGGGACACCGTGGCCCAGTAGAAATCGGAACATCCGTCTGGAAGTATCTCTCTTACCTTGATGCACAGGGGTCAGTGAAAAATGTCATCTTTTACAGCGACAAGTGTTCTGGACAACAAAAAAACCAATACTTAATGTCTATGTATCTCCacgcaattaataaaatgaacttcGATTCAATCACACACAAATATCTTGTCACAGGGCATACTCAAAATGAAGGTGATAACGTACATAGCCAAATTGAAAAATCGGTCAATCACTTTTTGCGTGGACAACCCGGCATATTTTCACCAGTTCAATACTCAACAATAATcagtatgacaaaaaaaaaaaaaggaaagccaTACAAACTTGTTGAGATGATGTACTCCGATTTCCTAAATATTAGGGATACGGGCATCCCTATCCCAGCAATTTCAGAAATGAGCgtcattatgtttaaaaagagTGAGCCCTTGAAGATTTATGGAAAAAGGTCTTACGGGGATGCGCAGTTCCAAATCGTAGTAGATTTAGAAATGAAGAAAACTCGAAAGTCTGGAAGTCCAACATTTCCTGATTATGAGCAGGCGTACCCAACTCCATTCAAGGTGGCAAAAAAAACAAAGGAGAAGCTACTGGGTGTGTTAAAAAATGGCCTTATTCCTCGACAGTTTTCCGATTTTTATAACAGTTTGTAACTAGTTTGTACCtactttatttccatattaaagcgtttcaaatgaattatttttattttatttccaattaattaaataataacttaccTTATTGTTGCCTAGAATTGTCTTccgtatttaataataatacttacgTAACAACGGcatatcttcatttctttcttaaatagtaatattttaggcattttttcTTTGCCTGTATAAGTAGTTcagtaaaaaacaattattttaccaCCAAAATATTTCGCTGTGGCTAATAATATATTCgggaataatttatttgattgtgCAAAAACTTTGAAACGCTCTCCTGAAAAGTAGTGTATTGCAAATATGCCACTGTTCATTTCAAGCAGCGATTTGGGCTCTACGCtctgttaaaattttagttcGTTTATTGTCTTTTGTTTCTTTAGTTTGTTTTATTTGGTcagattttttgtttgctttcttaGTCTCAACTTTATGCTTGGTGTTTGGTTTAGATTTCCCAGTTTCAATGGATGCAGAAGTATTATTGAGTGGAAAATTCTTAGCTATCGGTTTTAATTTAGATAACGGGgggcaaattatt is part of the Argiope bruennichi chromosome 10, qqArgBrue1.1, whole genome shotgun sequence genome and harbors:
- the LOC129987459 gene encoding alpha-crystallin A chain-like, giving the protein MSGKDLAREIVPRILEGNWWDIFDYPERITDQLFGVNLFEDDLLPVGGQNGRCRRQINIADSGKSEVKNDKDKFQIDLNVSQFKPEELEVKIADKYVVIHGKQEEKSDEHGFVAREFTRRYMLPDTCDAETVNCSLSPNGMLTILAPKKANKPPLRERKIPLSIKEKKAMGDAK